One Hordeum vulgare subsp. vulgare chromosome 4H, MorexV3_pseudomolecules_assembly, whole genome shotgun sequence DNA window includes the following coding sequences:
- the LOC123447326 gene encoding uncharacterized protein LOC123447326, with protein MAHQIPKVAHTLVEIAEVARYAYEHRSGHAPDHDGDATDGAEAARLRAENAVLRARLADDLALLRELQGAPCVSQECPPDLHNRLVASVNNAGFLAHLEKVRDEPLHQHTKLSIGGVTEVDIGDIPYTKDEGKNGSWLLVSCDTAGGNLEEISGIDDENYVMVNDDDIVDAIATFVARCILEDPKSKSLSSKELQKAIATALSSITDRKKWISFWEAGKVIYILATWGITIAGLYRSRAVLKMAAKGAVVSTKFIMKAL; from the exons ATGGCGCACCAGATCCCCAAGGTCGCCCACACCCTCGTCGAGATCGCCGAGGTCGCGCGCTACGCCTACGAGCACCGCTCCGGCCACGCGCCGGACCACGACGGGGACGCGACGGACGGGGCGGAGGCCGCGCGGCTGCGGGCCGAGAACGCCGTCCTCCGCGCCCGCCTCGCGGACGACCTCGCCCTCCTCCGCGAGCTTCAGGGCGCGCCCTGTGTTTCGCAGGAGTGCCCTCCCGAC TTGCATAATCGTCTTGTAGCATCAGTCAACAATGCTGGCTTCCTTGCTCATCTTGAGAAAGTACGAGACGAGCCGCTGCATCAACATACCAAACTATCTATTGGCGGTGTGACAG AGGTGGATATTGGAGATATTCCTTACACTAAAGATGAGGGGAAGAATGGGTCATGGCTCTTGGTTTCCTGTGATACTGCTGGGGGTAATTTGGAGGAAATTAGTGGAATTGATGATGAAAATTATGTGATGGTTAATGACGATGACATTGTCGATGCTATTGCTACATTTGTTGCTAGGTGCATTCTTGAAGATCCAAAGTCCAAG TCATTATCATCAAAAGAGCTGCAAAAGG CTATTGCAACGGCATTGAGCAGCATCACAGACCGGAAGAAATGGATAAGTTTCTGGGAGGCTGGAAAGGTGATTTACATACTGGCAACTTGGGGGATCACAATAGCAGG GCTGTACAGGAGTCGTGCTGTCCTGAAAATGGCAGCCAAAGGAGCTGTTGTCTCCACCAAATTTATCATGAAGGCATTGTGA
- the LOC123451035 gene encoding uncharacterized protein C6G9.01c, with amino-acid sequence MATKSQKKKKPSAPNPSIDAKKPDPQEPAETRETAAAAAKKKTPKKQKESKEVSAKKAKQQKEGKEVSAKKPKPKKQKESNEIDEIFEATKSDKKRKLQEEEEEESEGASKKAKKGKAEGGSKKKSKKEAGGRGWEPGHDEVEEKRPRRRTNDGLTIYSADELGFGKADAGGTALCPFDCDCCF; translated from the coding sequence ATGGCTACCAAGtcccaaaagaagaagaagccctccgccCCCAACCCCTCAATCGACGCCAAGAAGCCCGACCCTCAGGAACCCGCGGAGACGCGagagacggcggcggcggcggccaagaagaagacgccgaagaagcagaaggagagcaAGGAGGTCTCCGCCAAGAAGGCGAAGCAGCAGAAGGAGGGCAAGGAGGTCTCTGCCAAGAAGCCGAAgccgaagaagcagaaggagagcaACGAGATCGACGAGATCTTCGAGGCCACTAAGTCCGACAAGAAGCGCAagttgcaggaggaggaggaagaggagtccGAGGGGGCTAGCAAGAAGGCCAAGAAGGGCAAGGCCGAGGGGGGCAgcaagaagaagagcaagaaggAGGCCGGGGGCAGAGGCTGGGAGCCCGGCCACGACGAGGTCGAGGAGAAGCGGCCGCGGCGGCGCACCAACGACGGGCTCACCATATACTCCGCCGACGAGCTTGGGTTCGGCAAGGCCGACGCCGGCGGCACCGCCCTCTGCCCCTTCGACTGCGACTGCTGCTTCTGA